One segment of Leptodactylus fuscus isolate aLepFus1 chromosome 7, aLepFus1.hap2, whole genome shotgun sequence DNA contains the following:
- the LOC142212970 gene encoding olfactory receptor 12D1-like yields MNMVNSTSVTDFVLAGLGIHEDLRVIVFLIILLFYIVALVANLSIMLISIFDITLHTPMYFFLYNLAFLDIFYSSVVVPKMLTDLMSQKKMIPFYGCMLQVHFFHFLGSTEVVLFSAMSYDRYVAIAHPLRYSTIMRYNVCIGLSLSSWVIGFSHASVHSIMTAKLPYCGPNVVKHFFCDVKPLLDLACTDVSLNYKLLVRVTGTLATTTLMLTVLSYVFISKFLTKIKTLQGRMRALSTCSAHFTVVTLQYGTAIFTYMRPSTEGSLDQDRAAAIMFSVITPALNPIIYTLRNKDMKKAFKKLLKSSL; encoded by the coding sequence ATGAACATGGTCAATTCCACCTCAGTAACTGACTTTGTCTTGGCTGGTCTGGGAATTCATGAAGATCTTCGAGTGATTGTTTTCTTAATTATTCTGCTTTTTTACATAGTAGCCTTAGTAGCAAATCTGTCTATTATGCTTATCTCTATTTTTGATATTACTCTCCATACACCCATGTATTTCTTCTTGTACAACTTGGCTTTCCTTGACATTTTTTACTCATCGGTGGTTGTCCCCAAGATGCTGACAGATCTTATGTCACAGAAGAAGATGATCCCATTTTATGGTTGTATGCTACAAGTCCATTTCTTCCATTTCTTGGGTAGTACAGAAGTTGTACTATTTTCCGCcatgtcctatgacagatatgttGCTATTGCACATCCTTTGAGATACTCAACCATTATGAGATACAATGTCTGTATTGGTTTATCTTTGTCTTCTTGGGTTATTGGATTTTCTCATGCATCggtccacagtataatgactgcAAAACTCCCTTATTGTGGACCGAATGTAGTCAAACATTTCTTCTGCGATGTCAAACCATTGCTTGACTTGGCCTGTACAGATGTCTCGCTGAATTACAAGCTCCTTGTTAGAGTGACTGGAACTCTCGCTACGACGACGTTAATGTTGACTGTCCTTTCCTACGTCTTCATTAGTAAATTTCTTACAAAAATAAAGACCTTGCAGGGACGAATGCGCGCATTGTCTACATGTAGTGCCCATTTTACTGTGGTGACTCTCCAGTATGGGACAGCCATATTTACCTACATGCGTCCATCTACAGAGGGTTCTCTAGATCAAGACAGAGCAGCTGCCATTATGTTCTCCGTTATAACCCCGGCCTTAAACCCAATAATTTATACATTACGGAACAAAGACATGAAGAAAGCTTTCAAGAAGTTATTAAAATCATCTCTATAA
- the LOC142212971 gene encoding olfactory receptor 12D1-like yields MDKHNCSMVTYFVLDGLGAQDDLRLILFVSVLLFYIVTLVANLSIIIIPIFDSTRHTPMYFFLYNLAFLNICYSSVVVPKMLIDLMFQKKMISFYGCMLQVHFFHFLGSTEIILFSVMSYDRYVAIAHPLRYSTIMNYKVCFGLTLSSWVIGFCHASVHSIMTARLPFCGPNVVKHFFCDVKPVLNLACTDVTLNFNLLTGVTGTIASITLSLTVLSYIFISKFLIKIKTSQGRKRAVSTCSAHFTVVTLQYGTAIFTYMRPTTEDSLDQDRAAAIMFSVITPALNPIIYTLRNKDMKKALQKLLKRAH; encoded by the coding sequence atggaCAAGCACAACTGCTCCATGGTAACTTACTTTGTCTTGGACGGTCTGGGAGCTCAAGATGATCTTCGGTTGATCCTCTTCGTAAGcgttttattattttacatagtAACCTTGGTAGCAAATCTGTCTATAATAATTATCCCTATTTTTGATTCTACTCGTCATACACCGATGTATTTCTTCTTGTATAACTTGGCTTTCCTTAACATCTGTTACTCATCGGTGGTTGTCCCCAAGATGCTCATAGACCTTATGTTTCAGAAGAAGATGATCTCATTTTATGGCTGTATGCTACAAGTCCATTTCTTCCATTTCTTGGGTAGTACAGAAATTATATTATTTTCGGTcatgtcctatgacagatatgtggctaTTGCACACCCTTTGAGATACTCAACCATAATGAATTACAAGGTCTGTTTTGGTTTAACCTTGTCTTCTTGGGTCATTGGATTTTGTCATGCCTCggtccacagtataatgactgcAAGGCTTCCATTTTGTGGACCAAATGTGGTGAAACATTTCTTCTGTGATGTTAAACCTGTGCTTAACTTGGCCTGTACAGATGTAACTCTGAATTTCAACCTGCTTACTGGTGTAACTGGAACAATAGCTTCAATAACCTTATCGTTGACTGTTCTTTCCTACATCTTTATTAGCAAATTTCTCATAAAAATAAAGACCTCACAAGGACGAAAACGGGCAGTGTCTACATGTAGTGCCCATTTCACTGTGGTTACTCTCCAGTATGGGACAGCCATTTTCACCTATATGCGCCCAACTACAGAAGATTCTCTAGATCAAGACAGAGCAGCCGCCATTATGTTCTCCGTCATAACCCCGGCCTTAAACCCAATAATTTATACATTAAGGAACAAAGACATGAAGAAAGCTTTACAGAAGTTACTTAAAAGAGCTCATTGA